Proteins co-encoded in one Dyella japonica A8 genomic window:
- a CDS encoding GNAT family N-acetyltransferase translates to MSTAEAPFAIRFVTAQDFAAWRPLWDGYNAFYGRRGETALPETFTRIAWSRFLDPAEPMHALVAEGDGKLLGLAHYLFHRNTTNPADNCYLQDLFTVQASRGLGVGRALIEAVYAKAREAGAGRVYWQTHETNATAMRLYDKLAEKSGFLVYRKPL, encoded by the coding sequence ATGTCCACCGCGGAGGCACCGTTCGCCATCCGGTTCGTGACAGCGCAGGACTTCGCAGCGTGGAGACCGCTGTGGGACGGTTACAACGCTTTCTACGGCCGTCGCGGCGAGACGGCCTTGCCCGAAACATTCACGCGCATCGCATGGTCGCGCTTCCTCGACCCCGCGGAGCCGATGCACGCCCTGGTGGCCGAGGGTGATGGCAAGCTGCTCGGCCTCGCGCATTACCTGTTCCATCGCAACACCACCAACCCCGCGGACAACTGCTACCTGCAGGACCTGTTCACCGTACAGGCGTCGCGTGGTCTGGGCGTGGGCCGCGCGCTGATCGAAGCGGTCTATGCGAAGGCGCGCGAAGCCGGTGCCGGGCGGGTGTACTGGCAGACGCACGAAACCAATGCGACGGCCATGCGGCTGTACGACAAGCTAGCCGAGAAGTCAGGGTTCCTGGTGTACCGCAAGCCGTTGTAG
- a CDS encoding RES family NAD+ phosphorylase: protein MADIPPLKRIRWSHAYRIVPSRFPPIGVFDRIAEPADLEALYAIEAITNPRLRNEIGDLHLVPPERRVSGPGTTPVMAAFTHLNPEGSRFSDGTWGVFYAAHTVATAVEETVYHRELFLAATSEPPCDIEMRCYGTSIQAKLHDLRGGWKAEHDPDHYAAGVALARKLRNAGSDGLVYDSVRHAGGECVAVFYPDRVAPCVQTQHLMYRWDGKRIAQVLTVDEWKRS from the coding sequence ATGGCCGACATTCCACCGCTCAAACGCATCCGCTGGAGTCATGCCTACCGCATCGTTCCCAGCCGTTTCCCGCCCATCGGCGTATTCGACCGCATTGCCGAGCCGGCTGACCTGGAGGCGCTGTATGCGATCGAGGCGATCACCAATCCGCGCCTGCGCAACGAGATCGGCGACCTGCATCTGGTGCCACCGGAGCGGCGCGTCAGCGGCCCTGGCACCACGCCGGTGATGGCGGCGTTCACGCATCTCAACCCCGAAGGCAGCCGCTTTTCCGACGGCACGTGGGGCGTGTTCTACGCCGCACACACTGTGGCGACGGCGGTGGAGGAAACCGTCTACCACCGCGAGCTGTTCCTTGCGGCCACGTCCGAACCGCCGTGCGACATCGAGATGCGGTGCTATGGCACCAGCATCCAGGCGAAGCTGCACGACCTGCGCGGGGGATGGAAGGCCGAGCACGATCCGGACCATTACGCTGCCGGTGTCGCGCTCGCGCGCAAGTTGCGCAACGCGGGGTCGGATGGACTCGTGTATGACAGCGTGCGCCATGCGGGTGGCGAATGCGTGGCCGTGTTCTATCCCGATCGCGTCGCACCTTGCGTACAGACGCAACACCTGATGTATCGCTGGGACGGCAAACGCATCGCGCAGGTGCTGACGGTCGATGAGTGGAAGCGCAGCTAG
- a CDS encoding MbcA/ParS/Xre antitoxin family protein, translated as MAAHLQPESHPATDLGGPALRAFFNIAERWHLRIADQRRLLGDPPESTFYKWKRLQSGTLGRDTLERISYLLGIFKDLQILFPDPDQADGWVHRANKATLFGGRPALDRMLSGNVADLYVVRQYLDAQRG; from the coding sequence ATGGCGGCTCATCTCCAGCCCGAAAGCCACCCGGCCACCGATCTCGGCGGCCCCGCGCTGCGCGCCTTCTTCAACATCGCCGAGCGCTGGCACCTGCGCATTGCCGACCAGCGCCGCCTGCTGGGCGATCCGCCGGAATCGACCTTCTACAAGTGGAAGCGCCTGCAGAGCGGCACGCTGGGGCGGGACACGCTCGAACGCATCAGTTATCTGCTGGGCATCTTCAAGGATCTGCAGATCCTGTTCCCCGATCCGGACCAGGCCGACGGCTGGGTCCATCGCGCAAACAAGGCCACGCTGTTCGGCGGCCGGCCGGCGCTAGACCGCATGCTCTCCGGCAACGTGGCCGACCTCTACGTGGTACGCCAGTACCTCGACGCCCAGCGCGGCTGA
- the phhA gene encoding phenylalanine 4-monooxygenase, with the protein MSTTPRRVEHQQTDRGYVPVYATGIVEQPWADYTATDHEVWDTLYKRQRDLLPGRACQEFLDGVERFGMGDGGIPKFADLNKVLGAATGWELVAVEGLLPDEVFFDHLANRRFPVSWWIRKPDQLDYLSEPDLFHDLFGHVPLLLNPVFADYMQAYGRGGMKAFAIGPEALMNLTRLYWYTVEFGLINTKEGMRIYGAGIVSSKGESIYSLDSASPNRIGFGLERVMSARYRIDTFQQTYFVIDSFEQLFEATRPDFTPIYAKLRETPAHAAGDVLDSDRVFTRGNREGWATNADN; encoded by the coding sequence ATGAGCACCACACCACGCCGCGTTGAACATCAGCAGACCGATCGTGGCTATGTGCCGGTGTATGCCACGGGCATCGTGGAGCAGCCGTGGGCGGACTACACCGCCACCGACCACGAGGTGTGGGACACCTTGTATAAGCGTCAGCGCGACCTGCTGCCGGGCCGGGCCTGCCAGGAGTTCCTGGATGGCGTGGAACGTTTCGGCATGGGTGACGGCGGTATCCCGAAGTTCGCCGACCTCAACAAGGTGCTGGGCGCGGCCACGGGCTGGGAGCTGGTGGCCGTGGAAGGCCTGCTGCCCGACGAAGTGTTCTTCGACCACCTTGCCAACCGCCGCTTCCCGGTGAGCTGGTGGATCCGCAAGCCGGACCAGCTCGACTACCTGAGCGAGCCGGACCTGTTCCATGACCTGTTCGGCCATGTGCCGCTGCTGCTCAACCCGGTGTTCGCCGACTACATGCAGGCCTACGGCCGCGGCGGCATGAAGGCCTTCGCGATCGGCCCCGAAGCGCTGATGAACTTGACGCGCCTGTACTGGTACACGGTGGAGTTCGGCCTGATCAACACGAAGGAAGGCATGCGCATCTACGGCGCCGGCATCGTCAGCTCCAAGGGCGAGTCGATCTACTCGCTGGACTCGGCCTCGCCGAACCGCATCGGCTTCGGCCTGGAGCGCGTGATGAGCGCGCGCTACCGCATCGACACCTTCCAGCAGACCTACTTCGTGATCGACAGCTTCGAGCAGTTGTTCGAGGCCACGCGCCCGGACTTCACGCCCATCTACGCAAAGCTGCGCGAAACGCCCGCGCACGCGGCGGGCGACGTGCTGGACAGCGACCGCGTGTTCACGCGCGGCAATCGCGAGGGCTGGGCGACCAACGCGGACAATTGA
- a CDS encoding 1-acyl-sn-glycerol-3-phosphate acyltransferase has product MRPLRYLWRVPLLLLHIVLGILLCSLVLTWRRDVVMKNGREPFAHRTIRWWSTALLRIFGLRSVRVGTPLADPVLFVANHTSWIDIELLHSQRAACFVAKAEIASWPLVGWLASAGGTIFHRRGSNHSLAAVMQVMVDRLRAGRSVAVFPEGGTGHDGVLRVFHARIFQAALDAEVPVQPVALRFARDGRRVIDAGFRQHENFMQNFLRLLGEAPLDAEVHFLEPVPATPDARRRMAETSRERIALALEDKPGNDKQA; this is encoded by the coding sequence ATGCGACCTTTGCGCTACCTCTGGCGCGTGCCTTTGCTGCTGCTGCACATCGTGCTGGGCATCCTGCTTTGTTCCCTGGTGCTGACCTGGCGCCGCGACGTGGTGATGAAGAACGGCCGTGAGCCGTTTGCGCACCGCACCATCCGCTGGTGGTCCACGGCGTTGCTGCGCATTTTTGGCCTGCGCTCGGTCCGCGTGGGCACGCCGCTGGCCGACCCGGTGCTGTTCGTCGCCAACCACACCTCCTGGATCGACATCGAACTGCTGCACAGCCAGCGTGCCGCCTGCTTCGTGGCCAAGGCGGAAATCGCCAGCTGGCCGCTGGTGGGCTGGCTGGCCTCGGCGGGCGGCACCATCTTCCATCGCCGCGGTAGCAACCATTCGCTGGCGGCGGTGATGCAGGTGATGGTCGATCGCCTGCGTGCCGGCCGCTCCGTGGCGGTGTTCCCGGAAGGCGGCACCGGCCATGACGGCGTGCTGCGCGTGTTCCATGCGCGCATTTTCCAGGCGGCGCTGGATGCCGAGGTGCCGGTGCAGCCGGTGGCATTGCGCTTTGCGCGCGACGGCCGCCGCGTGATCGACGCCGGCTTCCGCCAGCACGAAAACTTCATGCAGAACTTCCTGCGCCTGCTGGGCGAGGCGCCGCTGGATGCCGAGGTGCACTTCCTCGAGCCCGTGCCGGCCACGCCCGATGCGCGCCGCCGCATGGCGGAAACCTCGCGGGAGCGCATCGCGCTGGCGCTGGAAGACAAGCCGGGCAACGACAAGCAAGCATGA
- a CDS encoding DUF3224 domain-containing protein — protein sequence MAHAKGTFEVKITPQAPQDGVGDPSVGRMALEKQFQGDMQGQGLGQMLAVGTAVDGSAGYVAMERVTASVHGRQGSFALQHSGTLNRGTAQLSVTIVPDSGADGLAGIAGRLSITIAGGVHAYDLEYTLPDTP from the coding sequence ATGGCACACGCCAAGGGCACGTTCGAGGTAAAGATCACGCCGCAGGCCCCGCAGGACGGCGTAGGTGACCCCAGCGTCGGCCGCATGGCGCTCGAAAAGCAGTTCCAGGGCGACATGCAGGGACAGGGCCTGGGCCAGATGCTGGCGGTCGGCACGGCGGTCGATGGTTCGGCCGGCTATGTGGCGATGGAGCGGGTTACCGCCAGCGTGCACGGCCGCCAGGGCAGTTTCGCACTGCAGCACAGCGGCACCCTGAATCGCGGCACGGCGCAGTTGTCGGTCACCATCGTGCCGGATTCGGGCGCCGATGGCCTGGCGGGCATCGCGGGCCGGTTGTCGATCACCATCGCCGGCGGTGTGCACGCATACGACCTGGAATACACGTTGCCGGATACACCATGA
- a CDS encoding Lrp/AsnC family transcriptional regulator, with protein sequence MATLDRTDLRILTVLQSEGRITNAELADKVSLSPSACLRRMQRLEGEGVLTGYSAQVDPQAVGLGLQAFVRVQLSKHESALVERFVALVNDWPEVVSCYALTGDMDYLLHVYVTDLQDFSRFLLDRLLNASGVADVNSSFVLRTVKHSPALPLGQLEH encoded by the coding sequence ATGGCTACCCTGGATCGTACTGATCTGCGGATTCTCACCGTCCTGCAGTCGGAGGGGCGCATCACCAATGCCGAGCTGGCCGACAAGGTCAGCCTTTCGCCGTCCGCCTGCCTGCGCCGGATGCAGCGCCTGGAAGGCGAGGGCGTGCTTACCGGTTACAGCGCCCAGGTGGATCCCCAAGCCGTGGGCCTGGGCCTGCAGGCCTTCGTCCGGGTGCAGTTGAGCAAGCATGAGAGCGCCCTGGTGGAACGCTTCGTGGCGCTGGTCAACGACTGGCCCGAGGTGGTCTCCTGCTATGCCCTGACCGGTGACATGGACTACCTACTGCATGTCTATGTGACTGATTTGCAGGATTTTTCGCGCTTCCTGCTGGACCGGCTGCTGAATGCTTCAGGGGTGGCCGATGTCAACTCCAGCTTTGTACTACGCACCGTGAAGCACTCGCCTGCTTTGCCGTTGGGCCAGCTTGAGCATTGA
- a CDS encoding PQQ-dependent sugar dehydrogenase, with amino-acid sequence MRKLILGLLGLFAAHAALAAPQLDKLTLPKGFHVAVYSDQVPNAREIALGAKGTVFVGSNSAGKVYALTDSKGDGHADKVRVIASGLQLPVGVAFKDGDLYVSAVSKILVLRDIENHLDNPPTPEVVNDTFPTETHHGWKFIAFGPDGKLYVPIGAPCNICDKGKDYAKLTRMNADGSGLEDVAYGIRNTVGFDWQPKTKQLWFTDNGRDLMGDEMPSDELNRLSHIGEHFGYPYCHQGDTLDPEFGQGKNCKDYTPPVYKLGAHVASLGMRFYEGSQFPASYKGAIIVAEHGSWNRTKKSGYRVMTVHLNGDKVTGYEPLLDGFQQNEQAWGRPADVQPLPDGSLLVSDDLAGAVYRVTYEKP; translated from the coding sequence ATGCGCAAGTTGATCCTTGGTCTGCTCGGACTCTTCGCCGCCCACGCGGCGCTGGCGGCGCCGCAACTGGACAAGCTCACGTTGCCGAAGGGATTCCACGTTGCCGTGTATTCGGATCAGGTACCGAACGCGCGCGAGATCGCGTTGGGCGCCAAGGGCACTGTATTCGTTGGTTCCAACAGTGCCGGCAAGGTGTATGCGCTCACCGACAGCAAGGGCGACGGACACGCCGACAAAGTGCGGGTGATCGCCAGCGGACTGCAGCTGCCGGTGGGCGTGGCGTTCAAGGACGGTGACCTGTATGTCTCCGCGGTAAGCAAGATCCTCGTGCTGCGCGATATCGAGAACCACCTCGACAACCCGCCCACGCCGGAAGTGGTCAACGACACCTTCCCCACCGAGACCCACCACGGCTGGAAGTTCATCGCCTTCGGCCCGGACGGCAAGCTGTACGTGCCGATCGGCGCGCCGTGCAATATCTGCGACAAGGGCAAGGACTACGCCAAGCTCACGCGCATGAATGCCGATGGCAGCGGACTGGAAGACGTTGCCTACGGCATCCGCAACACCGTCGGCTTCGACTGGCAGCCGAAGACGAAACAGCTTTGGTTCACCGACAACGGCCGCGACCTGATGGGCGACGAGATGCCCAGCGACGAGCTCAATCGCCTGTCGCATATCGGTGAACATTTCGGCTACCCGTACTGCCACCAGGGCGACACGCTCGATCCCGAATTCGGCCAGGGCAAGAACTGCAAGGACTACACGCCACCGGTCTACAAGCTGGGCGCGCACGTGGCCTCGCTGGGCATGCGTTTCTACGAGGGGTCGCAGTTCCCGGCCAGCTACAAGGGCGCCATCATCGTGGCCGAACATGGTTCGTGGAATCGCACCAAGAAATCGGGCTATCGCGTGATGACCGTCCATCTCAACGGCGACAAGGTCACCGGATACGAACCCCTGCTCGACGGCTTCCAGCAGAACGAACAGGCCTGGGGCCGGCCGGCTGACGTGCAGCCGCTGCCCGACGGGAGCCTGCTGGTGAGCGACGACCTGGCCGGCGCGGTCTACCGCGTGACCTACGAAAAACCCTGA
- a CDS encoding prolyl oligopeptidase family serine peptidase — protein MPAILRVPAHISKPPVILWHGFGPPASERAMMDALPLDEVDAVKVYLGLPLFGARAPEGGMKEVARRQGEDVGLLVFKPVVVGAANELPNVVDALQKNACMPHGASVALVGFSAGGAAALDALSQGKVAIDAAVFINASTGLSASVQAYEKATGKTYAWSPASRELAKDTDAAGHAREIAAHQPALLFLQGADDAVIDSHGASELFDSLKPFYDGRSQRLQFTRPTGMSHQWAADPVTLAEVRKATGDWFARNLP, from the coding sequence GTGCCAGCGATACTCCGTGTACCGGCACATATCAGCAAGCCGCCGGTCATCCTCTGGCATGGTTTCGGCCCGCCCGCCAGCGAACGGGCGATGATGGATGCCCTGCCACTGGACGAGGTCGACGCGGTGAAGGTCTACCTCGGCCTGCCGCTGTTCGGCGCACGCGCACCCGAAGGTGGCATGAAAGAGGTCGCGCGGCGCCAGGGCGAGGACGTCGGCCTGCTGGTCTTCAAGCCCGTGGTGGTCGGCGCCGCCAACGAGTTGCCGAACGTGGTGGACGCGTTGCAGAAAAACGCGTGCATGCCACATGGCGCATCCGTGGCACTGGTCGGCTTCTCCGCTGGCGGCGCGGCGGCGCTCGATGCCTTGTCGCAGGGCAAGGTCGCCATCGACGCCGCGGTGTTCATCAATGCGTCGACCGGCCTGAGTGCATCGGTACAGGCGTATGAGAAGGCCACCGGCAAGACCTACGCCTGGTCACCCGCGTCACGCGAGCTGGCGAAAGACACCGATGCTGCAGGCCACGCGCGGGAGATCGCCGCGCATCAACCGGCGCTGCTCTTTCTGCAGGGTGCCGATGATGCTGTCATCGATTCCCATGGAGCGTCGGAGTTGTTCGACAGTCTGAAGCCGTTCTACGACGGCCGCTCGCAACGTCTGCAGTTCACGCGGCCCACCGGGATGTCACACCAGTGGGCTGCTGATCCGGTCACGCTCGCCGAAGTGCGGAAGGCCACGGGCGACTGGTTCGCCCGCAACCTTCCCTAG
- a CDS encoding YheT family hydrolase encodes MMLPRGKDFLPPGPLRSGHVQTMLSSSGVRRLLLPKRAQTVLQGSEPVMVNGGDGVRLTGAYTAQRSHPQSRGLAVLFHGWEGSVDSTYVLQTGSRLLADGWDVFRLNFRDHGDSHHLNEALFHSCRIDEVVHALGDIAQRFPMRPMVLAGFSLGGNFALRAAMKAQAAGLPLSYALAVCPIIDPGEGLFSLEGSAPWFYQAYFMHKWRRSLQAKQAAFPHREYFELAELKQNLRGLTAALVARHTDFESLEAYLDGYSVAGRALADMHVPCTILTARDDPVIPVDAFEKLELPANVELDIASYGGHCGFIRGWDMTSFTDDYIAARFNAVTA; translated from the coding sequence ATGATGCTACCCAGGGGAAAGGATTTTCTGCCGCCGGGGCCGCTGCGTAGCGGTCATGTCCAGACCATGCTGTCTTCCAGCGGCGTGCGTCGCCTGCTGCTGCCTAAGCGCGCGCAGACCGTGCTGCAGGGTTCGGAGCCGGTGATGGTCAATGGCGGCGATGGCGTGCGGCTCACCGGCGCGTACACGGCACAGCGGTCCCATCCGCAATCGCGCGGGCTGGCTGTGCTGTTCCACGGCTGGGAAGGCAGCGTCGACTCGACTTACGTGCTGCAGACCGGCAGCCGCCTGCTGGCCGACGGCTGGGACGTCTTCCGCCTGAATTTCCGCGACCATGGCGACAGCCACCATCTGAACGAGGCGCTGTTCCATTCGTGCCGCATCGACGAGGTGGTGCATGCGCTGGGCGACATCGCGCAGCGTTTCCCCATGCGGCCGATGGTGCTGGCCGGGTTCTCGCTGGGCGGCAATTTCGCGCTGCGTGCCGCCATGAAGGCGCAGGCGGCCGGCCTGCCGCTCAGCTACGCACTGGCCGTGTGCCCGATCATCGACCCGGGCGAGGGCCTGTTCTCGCTGGAAGGGTCGGCGCCGTGGTTCTACCAGGCGTACTTCATGCACAAGTGGCGCCGCTCGCTGCAGGCCAAGCAGGCCGCCTTCCCCCATCGGGAGTACTTCGAGCTCGCCGAGCTCAAGCAGAACCTGCGCGGCCTCACCGCGGCGTTGGTGGCGCGGCATACCGATTTCGAATCGCTGGAAGCGTATCTGGACGGCTATTCGGTGGCCGGCCGCGCGCTGGCGGACATGCACGTGCCGTGCACCATCCTCACCGCGCGCGACGACCCCGTCATTCCGGTGGACGCCTTCGAGAAGCTCGAGCTGCCTGCCAACGTGGAGCTGGACATCGCCAGCTACGGCGGCCACTGCGGTTTCATCCGCGGCTGGGACATGACCAGCTTCACCGACGACTACATCGCCGCGCGCTTCAACGCGGTCACGGCCTGA
- a CDS encoding ABC transporter ATP-binding protein: protein MDQTGRDDAPASPDETPPPAPPGLLDDIGRLGRAFQKLFGAQLKLLAAELGLARSAVHWLLVAGLIATVAAVGFGLTLLGLIGWLLAQWFGSWTWALLSLAVVELVFLGGALVLFRRCMHWMTLPATRGEWNAMMREALRRPDPQGDTRPEDVP from the coding sequence ATGGACCAGACCGGACGCGATGACGCGCCCGCCTCGCCTGACGAGACGCCACCTCCTGCGCCGCCGGGCCTGCTGGACGACATCGGCCGCCTGGGTCGGGCGTTCCAGAAACTGTTTGGGGCACAGCTCAAGCTGCTGGCGGCGGAACTGGGGCTGGCCCGCAGCGCCGTCCACTGGCTGCTGGTGGCGGGGTTGATCGCCACGGTGGCCGCCGTTGGCTTCGGACTGACCTTGCTGGGCCTGATCGGCTGGCTGCTGGCGCAGTGGTTCGGCTCGTGGACCTGGGCCTTGCTATCGCTGGCGGTGGTGGAACTGGTTTTCCTCGGTGGCGCGCTGGTGCTGTTCCGCCGCTGCATGCACTGGATGACCTTGCCCGCGACGCGGGGCGAATGGAATGCGATGATGCGCGAGGCCCTGCGTCGTCCCGATCCGCAGGGCGACACCCGCCCGGAGGACGTGCCATGA
- a CDS encoding DUF1328 domain-containing protein, producing the protein MLHYALVFLVIAVIAALFGFTGIAGAAAGMAKILFVIFLILAIIAFFRRAS; encoded by the coding sequence ATGCTCCACTACGCCCTGGTATTCCTGGTCATCGCCGTCATCGCCGCCTTGTTCGGTTTCACGGGCATCGCGGGCGCGGCTGCGGGTATGGCGAAGATCCTGTTCGTCATCTTCCTGATCCTGGCCATCATCGCGTTCTTCCGTCGCGCAAGCTGA
- a CDS encoding AI-2E family transporter yields MAHSAGAAPNLSRAQRAQTARKQLRGIRIVLNIFLALALLYTVTITKQLLIPLVLASFIGLALNPVVARCSHVGIPRWLAASVLMIGLIAGIGTGIGKLTQPALGWVQEAPTAIRSFIPKLRSVMQPLEAANRATQGLTGPTRVQGSAQSPLSITIWDIVATTPKVLAGVLTVVLLVFFFLIYGDLLLRRLVEASPDFGYKRHAVSVVRGIQYEVSRYILTATLINAGLGAVTAGMLWLYHMPDPLLWGAVAMLANFIPYVGAISTTAVLAVVGLLNFNQAGAALLPALTFAGITAFEGNLITPLIQGHRMRLSPIAILLWLLVWGWLWGIPGALLAVPMLTSAKLVAERVRGWRWFARMVQR; encoded by the coding sequence ATGGCCCACAGCGCCGGGGCAGCGCCGAACCTGTCGCGGGCGCAGCGCGCGCAAACGGCGCGCAAGCAGCTGCGCGGCATCCGCATCGTGCTCAATATCTTCCTCGCGCTGGCGCTGCTCTACACGGTGACGATCACCAAGCAGCTGCTGATACCGCTGGTGCTCGCTTCCTTCATCGGCCTGGCACTCAATCCGGTCGTGGCCCGTTGTTCGCACGTGGGCATTCCCCGCTGGCTGGCGGCCAGCGTCCTGATGATCGGGCTGATCGCCGGAATCGGTACGGGCATCGGCAAGCTGACGCAACCTGCGCTGGGCTGGGTGCAGGAAGCCCCGACAGCCATCCGCAGCTTCATCCCCAAACTGCGCAGCGTGATGCAGCCGCTGGAAGCAGCGAACCGTGCCACGCAGGGCCTGACCGGGCCCACGCGAGTGCAGGGATCCGCGCAGTCGCCGCTCTCGATCACTATCTGGGACATCGTCGCCACCACCCCGAAAGTGCTGGCCGGCGTGCTCACGGTGGTCTTGCTGGTGTTTTTCTTCCTCATCTATGGCGACCTCCTGTTGCGACGACTGGTCGAGGCCTCGCCGGACTTCGGTTACAAGCGGCACGCCGTGTCCGTGGTGCGTGGCATCCAGTACGAGGTATCGCGCTACATCCTCACCGCCACGTTGATCAATGCCGGCCTTGGCGCCGTCACCGCCGGCATGCTGTGGCTGTATCACATGCCTGATCCGCTGCTGTGGGGCGCGGTGGCGATGCTCGCCAACTTCATCCCCTATGTCGGTGCGATCAGCACCACCGCCGTGCTCGCGGTGGTGGGCCTGCTCAATTTCAACCAGGCCGGCGCCGCCTTGTTGCCGGCGCTCACCTTCGCGGGCATCACTGCGTTCGAAGGCAATCTGATCACGCCGCTGATCCAGGGCCACCGCATGCGGCTCAGCCCGATTGCGATCCTGCTGTGGCTGTTGGTGTGGGGTTGGTTGTGGGGCATTCCCGGCGCCTTGCTCGCCGTACCCATGCTTACCAGTGCCAAGCTCGTGGCCGAGCGTGTGCGCGGCTGGCGTTGGTTTGCGCGGATGGTGCAGCGCTGA
- a CDS encoding DUF883 family protein, producing the protein MNKQVQAHEETTAAERIEDRAERIKQATTSAVTNTKEAVERAADHVEDSLHRATDKAADAATRATEKADEYRQRGREAYDDAIDRADEWLERARDYVREKPVQSVAIALGAGWLLGRILRR; encoded by the coding sequence ATGAACAAGCAAGTCCAGGCGCATGAGGAAACCACGGCCGCCGAGCGCATCGAAGATCGCGCCGAGCGCATCAAGCAGGCCACCACCTCTGCCGTGACGAACACCAAGGAAGCCGTGGAACGTGCGGCCGACCACGTCGAAGACAGCCTCCATCGCGCCACCGACAAGGCCGCTGACGCCGCCACGCGCGCCACCGAGAAGGCCGACGAGTACCGCCAGCGCGGCCGCGAAGCCTATGACGACGCCATCGACCGCGCCGACGAGTGGCTGGAGCGCGCCCGTGACTACGTGCGCGAAAAACCCGTGCAGTCCGTCGCCATCGCCCTTGGCGCTGGCTGGTTGCTGGGCCGCATACTTCGCCGCTGA
- a CDS encoding OmpW/AlkL family protein, with protein sequence MKALLPLALAATLGALAVPAAHAEGADSWVVRVGGAVVAPKGNNGTLAGARADVSSSTRPTIDLEYMFTPNWGVDVLGAWPFQHDVKLAGLGTVARTMELPPTVGINYHFMPDAAWSPFVGAGVNYTNFYSTHGTGALYGSSVSIANSWGPAARVGFDMKISDKWLATVDVRWAYIESDVKVDGTKVGKAKIDPIVFGASVGYRF encoded by the coding sequence ATGAAAGCCCTGCTTCCCCTCGCCCTTGCCGCTACTCTCGGTGCACTCGCCGTCCCCGCCGCCCATGCGGAAGGCGCGGATTCGTGGGTCGTGCGCGTCGGCGGCGCCGTCGTCGCGCCCAAGGGCAACAACGGCACCCTCGCTGGTGCGCGCGCCGATGTGAGCAGCAGCACGCGGCCCACCATCGACCTTGAATACATGTTCACCCCGAACTGGGGCGTGGACGTGCTCGGTGCATGGCCGTTCCAGCACGACGTGAAGCTTGCCGGCCTGGGCACCGTGGCGCGCACCATGGAACTGCCGCCCACGGTGGGCATCAACTATCACTTCATGCCCGATGCTGCCTGGTCGCCGTTCGTGGGCGCGGGCGTCAACTACACCAATTTCTACAGCACGCACGGCACCGGTGCCCTCTACGGCAGCAGTGTCAGCATCGCCAACAGCTGGGGCCCGGCTGCGCGCGTCGGCTTCGACATGAAGATCTCCGACAAGTGGCTGGCCACGGTGGATGTGCGCTGGGCCTATATCGAGAGCGACGTGAAGGTCGATGGCACCAAGGTGGGCAAGGCCAAGATCGATCCGATCGTGTTCGGCGCCAGCGTGGGCTACCGCTTCTAA
- a CDS encoding YbhB/YbcL family Raf kinase inhibitor-like protein, giving the protein MQLRSDSFEHGQPMPARLAFGKRGEPFALSDNLSPHLAWKDAPHATRSFVLTCLDFDVPSKPDDVNKEGRTVPADLPRVEFVHWLMANIPVECGELAEGACSDGIVARGKRAPYGPPGSVQGLNDYTGWFAGDADMGGEYLGYDGPCPPWNDAIVHHYHFRLYALDVESLRLADGFTVNELRAAMDGHVLAEAEIMGTYAINPAAA; this is encoded by the coding sequence TTGCAATTGCGCAGCGACAGTTTTGAACACGGCCAGCCCATGCCGGCGCGGCTGGCTTTCGGCAAGCGCGGCGAACCCTTCGCCCTGTCCGACAACCTCAGTCCGCACCTGGCATGGAAGGATGCGCCGCACGCGACGCGATCCTTCGTGCTGACCTGCCTGGACTTCGACGTGCCCAGCAAGCCGGATGACGTGAACAAGGAAGGGCGGACCGTGCCGGCCGACCTGCCGCGTGTGGAGTTCGTCCACTGGCTGATGGCCAATATCCCGGTGGAGTGCGGTGAACTGGCCGAAGGCGCATGCAGCGACGGCATCGTCGCACGCGGCAAGCGCGCGCCCTATGGCCCGCCCGGCAGCGTGCAGGGCTTGAACGACTACACCGGCTGGTTCGCGGGCGATGCCGACATGGGCGGCGAATACCTTGGCTACGACGGCCCGTGTCCGCCGTGGAACGACGCCATCGTCCACCACTACCACTTCCGCCTGTACGCGCTGGACGTGGAGAGCCTGCGACTCGCCGATGGTTTCACCGTCAACGAATTGCGCGCGGCGATGGATGGCCATGTGCTGGCGGAGGCTGAAATCATGGGCACTTACGCGATCAATCCCGCGGCAGCCTGA